The sequence GGTCAGGCGTGGGCTTGGTCTTTGGTTTTCGTCCAAGTAACTTGCGAAACGAGGAGGTCCACCTCGATCGACTAATTCCTGTCGTGCTCTGTTCGTCCGGTTCGCTGCAACTAAGCGACTCGCTAATTTTCCTGCTTTTGCCACTGCTGCTGCTGGTGCTACTACCTCCATTTTCATAACATCGTGATCTTCGATCTCCGATTTCCGAAGAAAACCTGAACAACGAGAAAATTCAATGCGAATAATGTTTCGCTATTTCTTACGTAACTAGAAGGTACACGAACTTGGTGAAATATCAAGACGAACCCTGAATCGGATGAAAAGGCTCTAGCCGTAGCTGGAGCGCTCGAGTTAGCCGATGAAAGCGATATTTCAGCAACAAGAGTACTCGGATATGCTTCATCGTCGGACGCGCTGTTGCTACTTGTGGTACTGCTGCTGCTAGCATTGCTTCCACCGGGGCTACTGTCgacgctggaatcgtcgatgAAACTTATTTCTCGATCGGCTAACGGTGAACTGGTCCTCTGTCCACGCGACATCGATGTCGTGGACGTTGTGCTAGGTCGGAACCAGGTACGTAAATCCTGCAGCGGCGCTTGAAGGCACTTGAAAAGATTTCCACTGAAACGTTTGGAAATTAGATAAGTGTAAAGATAAAAGCCTTTTCTTCGTTATCGACTATCGGGGCTGGTCTGTTTACAGATACTCGTGTTTTTTCTAGGTTCGATTCACTTACTCGTCGCGATAATCATCGATCTCGGCAAAAGTGCGCCTCGCGTATAAACAAACGGAACACCGTCGTCGACGGCGGCAAGACGTAGCGTGTAGAGTCGCTGCACGAAGATGTCTTGCGGCGTGTCTCAATGTAATCGTTTCTCGAGTCAGCGCTGCGACACCTTCCTCTCGTCTACGCCTTTCCTCTCCCAGTTCTCCCTGTTCTATACGCAGCTTCTCTTTTAAAACTTCATTCTAGAGACACAGAATATACACAacatgacattatagcatagaTCGTCTTCATCGAAACAGATGCTGTTGCTCGAATTATCATTACCTCTCTTTCAAGAGCATCACGTTCAGCACGAATAACAGTAGCCTGTTTGACAACGTCCTGGCGAGCTCGTTCAAGAGTTTGCCTAGTAATCTCGTTTTGCGCCAGTTGCATCTGCAGACGGCGCAAAGCTACTTCCCGTTGCCTCTCCAGCCGATCCTTAGCAGCTATGCAACTGTCGCGTTCGGTTTTAGCTCTCTCCACCTCTTCCTCCAGACGAAGGCTTCGTTCCAGTTGCAGGAACAGCTCGTCCTCCTTGCCTCGCAGTTCTGCTTCGCAACCCTCCAGTCGCTTCTCCAACGACCGTCGAGTCTCCTCTAACTTGTCCCTTTCAGCCTGAAACAACCGGACAATTTTGTATTACACGAGTTTCTATCGTAATCCGATCTTTCCAATTCGTTTCAATAGTAACTCGAATTCAACTTTTGATTAAGGTCGGCTCGTTCAAGAAATTCGTTGATATTTACTCGATAAGTCATCTCGGTAACTCTTATCTTTCGagttatatctttttatcgaCTGAGTCACGATTGTTTTCGAGTCTGTACAACTAACGTAGATAGATTAGAGAACAATACGAACGAGGTACATTCGTGTAGCAGTGGTTGTCAACCGATAAGGCGAACGAGTCCGCAGGCAAGCGTTAACGGAGAtaataattctaattaaaaaagagaatGCAACCGAATGCTTCCAGCACTGCATCTAATTTCACGGTCGTCGCTTTTGGATGCCTCTGTTGCGCCCGCAAACGGCTACGTGCAAACATCATCGGTATTTATTACGGAACCAATTTTGCAGCTCCAGATTCGAATCTACCGTGCTCGGGGTAGGATGTACGGATATTGAAAGCGTACATTAGTTCGATAAGACGTGTTTACCGCTAAAATACGACCGAAATGACGTTCGTGTATCAAGGGTACCATCGACAGAAACGCTATTTATAGATCGAACACGGTACTTAGACTATGCGTTACGTTGCGTTGCTACGCGTGGCAAATCTATTCTCGCCGTTTGGTCGATTGCGTAAGTGCGACTAAATCGTAAATCATCGATTCTCCGTGTTGCTTCGCATACGAACGACCAGTTCGTCATTGAACGTTTCGACGTTGCTGGTCGAGCCGAGTGGAAGATCGGTAACTGAGCCGGTGGTATGACGTGATCCGGCCGATAACGCCGCCTCGGCCGCACCTCCCTCCTACGGCTGAGTGGCATCTAGCATCGCGCTAGATGCCACATTGTAGGTCAGCTTAGGCGGCCAAACTAGACTGTCGATGGTACGAGGTTGATGAACGGTAGTACGAGCCAGCTCAGCTCGGGGCAGGCCGTTTCGCAGCTTCTACTGCAACGAAACTAAACGAGGAAAGGTACGAAAAGAGAGGTTACGGAAAAAACAGGCTGGAAAGAAAGCGAAGAAAGTCAAGAGGAAGGAAGACGAGGGGCGCTGCAGGAACGAGTTGAAAGACAAGATACGAAACCGCAGAGGGAAAAGCGGAGTAACGAAATGTAACCGTTTCTTCTCCACGATGAACTTTTTGCCATTCGCTCGTCGTTGCTCGGCTTTGTCTCCGCGGTTTTGCCACTGTACGGTTTACCACGGTCAATTTTCTCTGGCGGCCAGTGCATAAGCAGACGTACAAGTTGACGCGCATCCACTAGAAGGCCAAGGGGAAACCAGTGCCCACGGGTGAAATCGACCTAAGTACTACTTACACGGCCTTCCTCCGGCTATCCTGCTCTGCGTCTATAGACACGACACGACGCCTCCGCTCTTTCCTAGACCTCTTTTCTCCAAAGGCTTCGCGGATTCGTCTCTTCCTTTTACTTTCTTTCCTATCTTTGTTTCCTGCCCGATATTATAGACTGGTTGGATTCTACAACCGGTCACGGAAAAATCACGCTACGCTGGTTCAGTTTATCGTTTCTTCGTAACTTCTTCTAGAAACGATTTAATCGCAGGTACATATTTAGTCGGACGAAGCCTACATTCCGCTTATTTTTCCTTCGATC is a genomic window of Bombus huntii isolate Logan2020A chromosome 1, iyBomHunt1.1, whole genome shotgun sequence containing:
- the LOC126869973 gene encoding uncharacterized protein LOC126869973 isoform X1, producing the protein MTTTTGRYGAMEMRHSRSEDLLGVISGSRSPSPNVPLPSTASEDDLIAASALHEATDSTIKPPCPLLSSRVARPAGFPADRIDPEDSIRDIVTENDLYRFVLFKRHYDKYVALAAKYEEAKGTAYYLEERYHEVKAERDKLEETRRSLEKRLEGCEAELRGKEDELFLQLERSLRLEEEVERAKTERDSCIAAKDRLERQREVALRRLQMQLAQNEITRQTLERARQDVVKQATVIRAERDALERENEVLKEKLRIEQGELGEERRRREEGVAALTRETITLRHAARHLRAATLHATSCRRRRRCSVCLYARRTFAEIDDYRDDGNLFKCLQAPLQDLRTWFRPSTTSTTSMSRGQRTSSPLADREISFIDDSSVDSSPGGSNASSSSTTSSNSASDDEAYPSTLVAEISLSSANSSAPATARAFSSDSGFSSEIGDRRSRCYENGGSSTSSSSGKSRKISESLSCSEPDEQSTTGISRSRWTSSFRKLLGRKPKTKPTPDRSS
- the LOC126869973 gene encoding myosin-7B-like isoform X4 encodes the protein MTERFVLFKRHYDKYVALAAKYEEAKGTAYYLEERYHEVKAERDKLEETRRSLEKRLEGCEAELRGKEDELFLQLERSLRLEEEVERAKTERDSCIAAKDRLERQREVALRRLQMQLAQNEITRQTLERARQDVVKQATVIRAERDALERENEVLKEKLRIEQGELGEERRRREEGVAALTRETITLRHAARHLRAATLHATSCRRRRRCSVCLYARRTFAEIDDYRDDGNLFKCLQAPLQDLRTWFRPSTTSTTSMSRGQRTSSPLADREISFIDDSSVDSSPGGSNASSSSTTSSNSASDDEAYPSTLVAEISLSSANSSAPATARAFSSDSGFSSEIGDRRSRCYENGGSSTSSSSGKSRKISESLSCSEPDEQSTTGISRSRWTSSFRKLLGRKPKTKPTPDRSS
- the LOC126869973 gene encoding uncharacterized protein LOC126869973 isoform X3, with protein sequence MIESDLLGETSEMFVLFKRHYDKYVALAAKYEEAKGTAYYLEERYHEVKAERDKLEETRRSLEKRLEGCEAELRGKEDELFLQLERSLRLEEEVERAKTERDSCIAAKDRLERQREVALRRLQMQLAQNEITRQTLERARQDVVKQATVIRAERDALERENEVLKEKLRIEQGELGEERRRREEGVAALTRETITLRHAARHLRAATLHATSCRRRRRCSVCLYARRTFAEIDDYRDDGNLFKCLQAPLQDLRTWFRPSTTSTTSMSRGQRTSSPLADREISFIDDSSVDSSPGGSNASSSSTTSSNSASDDEAYPSTLVAEISLSSANSSAPATARAFSSDSGFSSEIGDRRSRCYENGGSSTSSSSGKSRKISESLSCSEPDEQSTTGISRSRWTSSFRKLLGRKPKTKPTPDRSS
- the LOC126869973 gene encoding uncharacterized protein LOC126869973 isoform X2 → MTTTTGRYGAMEMRHSRSEDLLGVISGSRSPSPNVPLPSTASEDDLIAASALHEATDSTIKPPCPLLSSRVARPAGFPADRIDPEDSIRDIVTENDLYRFVLFKRHYDKYVALAAKYEEAKGTAYYLEERYHEVKAERDKLEETRRSLEKRLEGCEAELRGKEDELFLQLERSLRLEEEVERAKTERDSCIAAKDRLERQREVALRRLQMQLAQNEITRQTLERARQDVVKQATVIRAERDALERENEVLKEKLRIEQGELGEERRRREEGVAALTRETITLRHAARHLRAATLHATSCRRRRRCSVCLYARRTFAEIDDYRDDGNLFKCLQAPLQDLRTWFRPSTTSTTSMSRGQRTSSPLADREISFIDDSSVDSSPGGSNASSSSTTSSNSASDDEAYPSTLVAEISLSSANSSAPATARAFSSDSGFVLIFHQVFFGNRRSKITML